GATCTTAAAAATATCCATGATTTCTTCGCCGGACTTTGAATCAAGATTTCCAGTAGGCTCATCCGCCAAAATTATGGACGGATTATTCACAAGACTCCTGGCTATTGCCACCCTCTGCCTTTGCCCTCCCGAAAGCTCGTTGGGTTGATGAAAAATCCGATCGGAAAGATTGACCTTTTCAAGAGCCGCCTTTGCCATTTCGATTCGTTTTTCACCCCTTATGCCGGAATAAATCATTGGAAGCTCCACATTATGCAGGGCTGTCATCCTCGGCAAAAGATTGAATGATTGAAATACAAAACCTATCTTACCGTTGCGTATTCCAGCCAATGCATTGTCGTCAAGCTCAGACACATCCTCGCCGTCCAAAAAAAACTTGCCGCTTGTTGGCTTATCCAAACACCCCAATATATTCATGAGTGTAGATTTCCCTGATCCAGATGGTCCCATAACTGATACAAATTCGCCATTATCAATCCTCAAATTAACATCCATAAGGGCTTTCACTTCTATGTCTCCCATGGAATACACCTTGCAAAGATTCTCAATGCGTATCATGGCGTCTGCTCCTCCTGGGCATCATTTGTGCGAACCTTCATTCCGTCCTTAAGGTTTTCAGTAGGATTAAGTACGGCTCTTTTGTTTTCCAGCTTAGATCCGTCAAGTGGAATAATCTCCATCAATAGGTCGCCTTCCATGCCCGATTTTATTGGCACTTCCTCAAGCAAATTATCATCCAAAAGAAGATAAACCACCTTTTCTCCACCCTTTTTTATATAAACCGATTCATAGGGAA
This sequence is a window from Peptostreptococcaceae bacterium. Protein-coding genes within it:
- a CDS encoding ABC transporter ATP-binding protein gives rise to the protein MIRIENLCKVYSMGDIEVKALMDVNLRIDNGEFVSVMGPSGSGKSTLMNILGCLDKPTSGKFFLDGEDVSELDDNALAGIRNGKIGFVFQSFNLLPRMTALHNVELPMIYSGIRGEKRIEMAKAALEKVNLSDRIFHQPNELSGGQRQRVAIARSLVNNPSIILADEPTGNLDSKSGEEIMDIFKILNDEGVTILLVTHEKNIAEYSNRIVAFHDGRIVDDRSKKIRVSLDKGAKE